The following proteins are co-located in the Sebastes umbrosus isolate fSebUmb1 chromosome 24, fSebUmb1.pri, whole genome shotgun sequence genome:
- the col5a2b gene encoding collagen alpha-2(V) chain isoform X5 produces MWNPEPCRICLCEMGTAVCENVVCEDLGDCLKTVTPEGECCPVCLTAASTSTPSADPTTPADEKKGESCTVEEVVYEHNHIWKPEPCSVCVCDNGVAICDEVQCELMPNCEKVVTPEGQCCPVCESFASASRTIEIMGYKGQKGEPGDIPYVLGPPGPSGPSGPPGAQGHTGPRGFKGRRGFEGPPGFDGEPGVPGNPGEAGSPGHPTHPGGNLVSQMAAGFGEKSGMMAGMISGSRGEAGPRGPPGTPGAQGPSGGQGIPGEPGDPGQMGEPGYRGPDGPPGKAGADGESGPAGATGEPGFPGSGGGRGFPGLPGHPGLKGPKGHGGLLGPRGESGAAGTKGKSGTPGVMGAAGPLGPAGMQGERGRAGPTGPLGKRGAAGHVGKPGPLGPMGIFGVPGFPGNAGMKGEQGPTGVRGSAGQQGTRGDVGHVGPAGPPGQEGAEGQDGAPGSRGSSGIAGVLGPSGLLGPQGPPGPQGTTGAEGPKGQLGEVGLLGFKGEAGFKGERGDHGIPGPLGPMGEDGKRGPRGDGGSVGPTGPTGETGSPGNRGFPGGDGLPGQKGALGERGLSGSTGAKGLDGDLGRNGEPGLTGARGLTGLIGAQGSEGKLGPMGSAGDDGKQGPAGSVGNRGGTGPMGLPGPKGFAGDAGKLGEAGSSGAPGQRGVNGKDGEEGAAGPAGPAGTAGKRGEQGPQGLHGFQGLPGVPGPPGESGKPGNEGLAGEAGAGGATGLRGERGPPGERGEIGPNGLLGAKGSPGGPGSDGPKGNLGSKGAVGEAGGPGLMGMPGERGLSGPSGPKGDAGSVGGAGLEGNAGADGARGLPGPVGPVGSGGPNGEKGETGPPGPTGRRGTRGIAGSTGDAGSTGAVGFPGAGGPDGQSGIKGDTGEPGLKGEGGSPGPQGMAGKSGGQGPAGVTGLKGGRGTQGQTGSPGFPGLPGGVGTAGALGSVGADGPIGAPGKSGTPGIVGENGAQGRQGESGTTGAPGTSGEKGDSGEDGPGGPDGPPGPAGAAGQRGIVGQPGLRGEAGMLGLPGPAGPPGKNGATGVQGGTGPAGGVGLPGATGPKGDAGPEGVTGAEGPPGTDGLVGTRGDRGNTGLEGLAGIAGSPGGEGPIGLTGSPGQRGDNGGRGSIGPPGPAGVRGKVGPQGPQGEKGGVGEVGERGQKGHRGFTGLHGLPGITGTTGDAGAIGIVGPAGPRGPPGVSGPPGKEGNIGHPGPMGAPGSRGSSGDIGAQGPPGDDGPSGPPGSPGPPTAGVEDLYAGLYDYDGMGGVPEAAEFVEDDVAAVAPPLPDHNKDEALPNKNAAVLRADTGVHATLKTLNGHLQNLRSPDGSKLNPAKTCQDIKQCYPLKKSGEYWIDPNQGSTKDSIKVFCNMETGETCISANPANIPRKAWWAKPSPITNKPIWFGADMNSGTKFRYGNDEEQPNAVAVQMKLLQILSKESHQSITYHCRNSVAYKDVRTTNLKKALVLKGSNGQELRALGNNRLRYTVIEDGCTKSNGEWGKTVIEYRTQTSTRLPVVDVAPVDIGKPDQEFGLDIGPVCFS; encoded by the exons ATGTGGAACCCAGAGCCGTGTCGGATCTGTTTGTGCGAGATGGGGACCGCTGTGTGTGAAAACGTGGTCTGCGAGGACCTCGGCGACTGTCTGAAAACTGTGACCCCAGAGGGCGAGTGTTGCCCCGTGTGCTTGACTGCAGCTTCAACATCAACTCCCAGTGCAGACCCCACAACAC ctgcagatgagaagaaaggtGAAAGCTGCACGGTCGAGGAGGTGGTCTACGAGCACAACCACATCTGGAAACCAGAGCCTTGTAGCGTGTGTGTTTGCGACAATGGCGTCGCCATCTGCGACGAGGTGCAGTGCGAACTGATGCCGAACTGCGAGAAGGTCGTCACGCCTGAGGGACAGTGCTGCCCCGTGTGTGAGAGCTTTGCCAGTGCCAGCAGGACGATAG AAATTATGGGCTACAAG GGACAGAAAGGTGAACCAGGTGATATCCCATAT GTGTTAGGGCCTCCTGGACCTTCAGGACCCTCG GGTCCTCCAGGAGCTCAGGGACACACTGGACCACGAGGCTTTAAAGGCAGACGG GGATTTGAGGGGCCTCCAGGATTTGACGGAGAGCCCGGTGTGCCAGGAAATCCAGGAGAGGCTGGATCCCCAGGCCATCCCACCCACCCCGGG GGCAACCTGGTGTCTCAGATGGCGGCCGGTTTCGGGGAGAAGTCTGGCATGATGGCTGGGATGATATCAGGATCAAGG GGTGAAGCAGGACCACGAGGACCTCCAGGGACGCCTGGAGCACAA GGTCCAAGTGGTGGTCAGGGAATCCCAGGAGAACCTGGAGACCCAGGACAGATG GGTGAGCCGGGTTATCGAGGACCAGACGGGCCTCCAGGAAAAGCTGGAGCTGAT GGAGAATCTGGACCTGCAGGAGCTACAGGAGAACCAGGATTTCCAGGATCTGGG GGTGGAAGAGGGTTCCCAGGACTTCCAGGTCATCCAGGACTGAAAGGTCCCAAG GGTCATGGCGGTCTTCTTGGGCCAAGAGGCGAGTCTGGAGCGGCTGGAACCAAG GGTAAATCTGGTACTCCGGGTGTGATGGGTGCTGCAGGCCCTCTG GGACCAGCCGGCATGCAGGGAGAACGAGGCCGAGCCGGACCAACCGGTCCTCTg ggAAAACGTGGAGCAGCCGGCCATGTTGGCAAACCCGGACCTCTG GGTCCAATGGGAATCTTCGGTGTTCCAGGTTTTCCCGGTAACGCAGGAATGAAG GGTGAACAAGGACCAACAGGGGTCAGAGGAAGTGCAGGACAGCAGGGTACCAGAGGGGACGTGGGTCACGTGGGACCGGCTGGACCGCCAGGACAAGAG GGTGCTGAAGGACAGGACGGAGCTCCAGGAAGCCGCGGCTCATCA ggtATAGCAGGTGTCCTGGGTCCATCAGGGTTGTTGGGCCCACAAGGTCCCCCCGGCCCCCAGGGAACTACAGGAGCAGAAGGACCAAAAGGACAATTG GGTGAAGTTGGACTGCTTGGATTCAAAGGAGAAGCTGGATTCAAGGGAGAAAGA GGCGACCATGGTATTCCGGGTCCTTTGGGCCCAATGGGAGAGGACGGAAAGCGTGGACCACGAGGTGATGGAGGATCCGTCGGGCCTACAGGACCTACAGGAGAGACA GGATCTCCAGGAAACCGAGGTTTCCCCGGTGGAGATGGTTTACCAGGCCAGAAG GGAGCTCTGGGTGAAAGAGGACTGTCGGGGTCGACCGGCGCCAAAGGTTTAGATGGAGATCTAGGACGTAATGGAGAGCCGGGTTTAACTGGAGCTCGG GGTCTGACGGGACTTATTGGCGCCCAGGGATCAGAGGGAAAGCTCGGACCAATG GGCTCAGCAGGAGATGATGGCAAACAAGGCCCAGCTGGTTCTGTTGGAAACCGAGGTGGAACTGGACCCATGGGCCTGCCAGGACCTAAAGGCTTCGCT GGTGATGCTGGGAAGCTTGGAGAGGCTGGCAGCTCTGGTGCTCCAGGTCAAAGG GGAGTGAATGGAAAAGACGGAGAGGAAGGCGCTGCTGGTCCAGCTGGTCCAGCT GGTACTgcaggaaagagaggagagcagggacCACAGGGACTGCATGGTTTCCAG gGTTTGCCCGGGGTGCCAGGACCACCTGGAGAGTCAGGAAAACCAGGAAATGAG GGTCTTGCTGGAGAGGCTGGTGCTGGTGGAGCAACAGGTCTAAGG GGAGAAAGAGGCCCTCCTGGAGAGAGAGGTGAAATCGGGCCCAATGGGCTGCTCGGAGCCAAAGGTAGTCCAGGTGGACCAGGATCAGATGGGCCAAAG GGTAACCTTGGATCAAAGGGTGCTGTCGGAGAGGCAGGAGGTCCAGGACTTATGGGGATGCCCGGAGAGAGAGGACTATCCGGACCTTCAGGCCCGAAGGGAGACGCA GGCTCTGTTGGAGGGGCCGGACTCGAGGGTAACGCCGGAGCTGACGGAGCACGG GGGCTTCCTGGTCCCGTTGGACCCGTTGGTTCCGGTGGACCCAACGGAGAGAAG GGTGAAACCGGCCCACCAGGACCTACAGGACGCCGAGGAACAAGAGGAATTGCT GGTTCTACTGGTGACGCTGGTTCAACTGGTGCCGTTGGCTTCCCTGGAGCTGGT GGTCCTGATGGTCAGTCTGGGATCAAAGGTGACACTGGTGAGCCGGGTCTGAAGGGAGAGGGAGGATCACCTGGACCACAGGGGATGGCTGGGAAATCAGGAGGACAG ggACCTGCTGGTGTGACTGGACTGAAAGGTGGCAGAGGAACTCAGGGTCAAACG GGCTCTCCTGGTTTCCCTGGGTTGCCTGGAGGAGTTGGAACAGCTGGTGCTCTT ggttCTGTTGGGGCAGACGGGCCTATCGGTGCTCCAGGAAAGTCGGGAACTCCTGGCATTGTTGGGGAGAACGGCGCTCAAGGACGTCAAGGCGAGAGTGGAACTACAGGTGCACCTGGCACCTCCGGAGAGAAGGGAGACTCTGGAGAGGACGGCCCAGGG GGGCCTGATGGTCCTCCAGGACCGGCTGGCGCCGCAGGACAGCGAGGCATCGTGGGTCAGCCTGGACTGAGAGGAGAGGCGGGCATGCTGGGACTGCCAGGTCCTGCT GGTCCACCTGGAAAAAACGGAGCTACAGGAGTTCAGGGCGGCACCGGGCCGGCTGGTGGAGTCGGTCTACCAGGAGCCACCGGGCCAAAAGGAGACGCTGGTCCTGAG GGTGTTACTGGAGCAGAGGGGCCTCCTGGGACGGACGGTCTCGTAGGAACCAGG GGAGACAGGGGTAACACTGGTCTAGAGGGTCTGGCTGGAATTGCAGGGTCTCCAGGAGGAGAGGGTCCTATTGGACTGACGGGCAGTCCAGGACAAAGAGGAGATAAC GGTGGCAGAGGCTCCATTGGACCCCCAGGACCAGCTGGAGTACGGGGAAAAGTG GGCCCTCAAGGACCacagggagagaaaggaggagttGGAGAGGTCGGAGAGAGGGGCCAGAAAGGTCACAGAGGTTTCACCGGTCTCCACGGTTTGCCAGGAATCACT GGAACCACAGGGGATGCTGGAGCGATAGGTATCGTTGGACCAGCTGGGCCGAGG GGTCCTCCAGGAGTGTCGGGTCCTCcaggaaaggaaggaaacatTGGTCATCCTGGACCCATGGGTGCTCCTGGAAGCAGAGGCTCCAGTGGAGACATCGGGGCACAG ggtCCACCTGGTGATGACGGACCATCCGGTCCTCCAGGCTCCCCTGGACCTCCCACCGCGGGTGTGGAAGACCTTTACGCTGGCCTTTACGATTACGACGGGATGGGTGGCGTGCCAGAAGCCGCGGAGTTCGTCGAGGACGACGTGGCTGCTGTTGCTCCTCCGCTCCCAGACCACAATAAAGATGAAGCCCTTCCCAATAAGAACGCAGCCGTCCTGCGTGCCGACACCGGAGTCCATGCCACGCTCAAGACACTCAACGGACATCTGCAAAACCTCCGCAGCCCTGACGGCAGCAAGTTGAACCCTGCGAAAACCTGCCAGGACATCAAGCAGTGCTACCCTCTGAAAAAGAGCG GTGAGTACTGGATTGATCCAAATCAAGGAAGCACAAAAGACTCCATCAAGGTCTTCTGCAATATGGAAACTGGTGAAACCTGCATCTCCGCCAATCCGGCCAACATTCCCCGCAAAGCCTGGTGGGCGAAACCCAGTCCCATCACCAACAAACCCATCTGGTTTGGAGCAGACATGAACAGTGGAACTAAA TTCCGCTATGGAAATGATGAGGAGCAGCCAAACGCGGTGGCGGTTCAGATGAAGCTGCTGCAGATTTTGTCCAAAGAGTCGCACCAGAGCATCACCTACCACTGCAGGAACAGCGTGGCCTATAAAGATGTGAGGACCACCAACCTGAAGAAAGCTCTAGTCCTCAAAGGCTCCAACGGCCAGGAGCTGAGAGCGCTGGGAAACAACCGCCTCCGGTACACCGTCATTGAGGATGGCTGCACG aaATCAAACGGCGAGTGGGGCAAGACGGTGATCGAGTACAGGACTCAAACGTCTACCAGGCTGCCCGTTGTGGACGTGGCCCCCGTGGACATTGGAAAGCCAGATCAGGAGTTCGGCCTAGACATCGGGCCCGTGTGCTTCTCATAA